The segment TGTTTTCACTGTAGCCTTTTTGCAAATAAACCTCCCCGCGGGGCGCCGCGGGGCGCATGATTACAGGAATGGCGGCAAAATGGAGCCAAACGCCCCGAAAGGCGTCTACAAACAAAACCAAAGCCCAAGGGGAGGACCCGTCATGAGAACTGCGGCGGGTGAGACCTTGGGCTTTGCTTATGCCTGTTTTGCTGCCAGGCTGGTGATTTCAGCAAAACATGCCGGATCGGAAATCGCCAGTTCGGCCAGAACTTTGCGGTCCAGGTCCACGTCGGCTTGTTTCAGTCCGTAGATGAATTTGCTGTAGGACAGGCCGTTCATACGGGCGCCCGCGTTGATTCTGGCGATCCAGAGTGCGCGGAAGTCGCGTTTCTTTTGACGGCGGTCCCTGTAAGCGTACATAAGAGCCCGGTCCACGGTGTCCGCTGCGGT is part of the Desulfatibacillum aliphaticivorans DSM 15576 genome and harbors:
- the rplT gene encoding 50S ribosomal protein L20, giving the protein MRVKRGFKARRRRKKVLKLAKGFRGGHSKLYRTAADTVDRALMYAYRDRRQKKRDFRALWIARINAGARMNGLSYSKFIYGLKQADVDLDRKVLAELAISDPACFAEITSLAAKQA